The proteins below are encoded in one region of Tsuneonella sp. CC-YZS046:
- a CDS encoding XrtA system polysaccharide chain length determinant, whose amino-acid sequence MNAIYDELRAALFSIWHRRWLVLAISWAVCLLGWLAVAFIPNTYELKTRIFVQLDDVLAQQIGIGAGTRQKDIERVRQTITSATNLEKVIRATRIGQDIVSPSQMEVAVQSLAKQIKIVSQQDNLFEISAQSGRSDLSDAENARLAQDIVQKMLDIFREENLAGDRGEMHETIQFLDQQLEARQKQLEAAEQRRLAFEAQHPELIGGAASIAQKLESSRSEMRSIDADLAAAQSALAAITGQLSSTPPTLIVPGVGGGPRGTLAQAEADLAGMKARGLTDNHPDVVSLKQQIASLRKQVAAGDGAGGTPNPAYTSLISIRTERQANVQALQARKAALQAEISAMIANQTMEPGVAAEAQRISRDYDVLRDQYDKLLKDREELRLRGQVETENSSIRFEIIDPPTTPRIPSAPNRPLLLFGVLIVGIGAGVGAGFAVGHLRSTFATANKLEDALDLPVLGTVSFTFTDARRLIEAKRFKQFLGGAAGLGCLFIVLLVVEFVQRGSVV is encoded by the coding sequence ATGAACGCCATCTATGATGAACTGCGCGCAGCGCTTTTTTCCATCTGGCACCGCCGATGGCTGGTGCTGGCCATAAGCTGGGCGGTGTGTCTGCTTGGCTGGCTGGCGGTCGCTTTCATTCCGAACACTTACGAATTGAAGACCCGGATATTCGTTCAGCTCGACGATGTGCTGGCCCAGCAGATCGGCATCGGCGCTGGAACCCGGCAGAAGGATATCGAAAGGGTTCGCCAGACGATTACCAGCGCGACCAATCTCGAGAAGGTCATCCGCGCCACCCGCATTGGCCAGGATATAGTTTCACCTTCGCAGATGGAGGTCGCCGTTCAGTCGCTGGCGAAGCAGATCAAGATCGTCAGCCAGCAGGACAATCTGTTCGAGATCAGCGCCCAATCCGGGCGCAGCGATTTGTCCGACGCGGAAAACGCCAGACTTGCTCAGGATATCGTTCAGAAGATGCTCGATATCTTCCGCGAGGAAAATCTCGCGGGCGATCGCGGCGAGATGCATGAGACGATACAGTTTCTGGATCAGCAGCTGGAGGCACGCCAGAAGCAGCTGGAAGCGGCGGAGCAGCGCCGCCTTGCCTTCGAGGCCCAGCATCCTGAATTGATCGGAGGTGCCGCGTCCATTGCCCAGAAGCTCGAATCGAGCCGCTCCGAAATGCGCAGCATCGATGCGGATCTGGCTGCCGCTCAGAGCGCGCTTGCCGCGATAACCGGCCAGTTGAGCAGCACTCCGCCCACCCTGATCGTCCCCGGTGTTGGCGGCGGGCCGCGAGGCACGCTGGCGCAGGCCGAGGCGGATCTTGCCGGAATGAAGGCGCGTGGACTTACCGACAATCACCCCGATGTCGTGAGTCTCAAGCAGCAGATCGCATCCTTGCGCAAGCAGGTCGCGGCCGGCGATGGAGCGGGCGGCACGCCGAACCCGGCCTATACTTCGCTCATTTCCATCCGCACGGAACGGCAGGCCAATGTCCAGGCGCTGCAGGCCCGCAAGGCTGCGCTCCAGGCCGAAATCAGCGCGATGATCGCCAATCAGACGATGGAACCCGGCGTGGCGGCGGAAGCGCAGCGCATCAGCCGGGATTACGATGTCTTGAGAGATCAATACGACAAACTTCTGAAAGATCGTGAAGAACTTCGGTTGCGTGGTCAGGTGGAGACGGAGAACAGCTCGATCCGGTTCGAGATCATCGATCCGCCGACGACACCGCGCATTCCGTCCGCGCCCAACCGGCCCCTGCTGCTTTTTGGCGTGTTGATCGTTGGCATCGGCGCCGGCGTGGGCGCGGGTTTCGCGGTGGGCCATCTGCGCTCGACCTTCGCCACCGCCAACAAGCTCGAAGATGCGCTCGATCTTCCCGTTCTGGGGACGGTGTCGTTCACTTTCACCGATGCGCGGCGGTTGATCGAAGCGAAGCGGTTCAAGCAATTCCTGGGCGGCGCAGCGGGGCTGGGCTGTCTCTTCATAGTGCTGCTGGTCGTGGAATTCGTCCAGCGCGGCTCGGTGGTCTGA
- a CDS encoding pyridoxal-dependent decarboxylase, exosortase A system-associated — protein MKPLGPIPSGFDAVDGELAVGGVRASELVARAGGTPLFVYSKAMIEQRVAKLRSAMPDDLSIHYAVKANPYIPLLESIKGLVDGFDIASGGELELVRKAGIDLATVSFAGPGKRDWELEAAIAAGVTLNLESEGEAARALAIAGNLGKRPRLAIRVNPDFELRGSGMKMGGGAKPFGIDTERVPALARKIVASGAEWRGLHIFAGSQALSSEAIIEAQGNTLDLAARLAREIGAPLPHLNMGGGFGIPYFAGDEPLDIGAVGKALSNRFENIPQEIAKTQFCIELGRYLVGEAGVYLACIVDRKESHGELYLVTDGGLHHQLAASGNFGTVVRRNYPVAIATQFTRSPSVEASVVGCLCTPLDRLADKAMLPDAQVGDLVAIFCAGAYGATASPAAFLGQGPALELLV, from the coding sequence ATGAAACCGCTCGGTCCGATACCTTCCGGCTTCGATGCCGTCGATGGCGAACTTGCCGTGGGAGGCGTGCGGGCGAGCGAACTCGTCGCTCGTGCCGGAGGCACGCCACTGTTCGTTTATTCCAAAGCCATGATCGAGCAGCGGGTGGCCAAGCTTCGCTCTGCCATGCCCGATGATCTTTCGATTCATTATGCAGTAAAAGCAAATCCTTATATTCCTCTTCTGGAATCCATCAAAGGCTTGGTGGATGGATTTGACATTGCATCCGGCGGTGAACTGGAACTGGTTCGGAAGGCTGGCATCGATCTGGCCACAGTCAGCTTTGCCGGGCCGGGCAAGCGTGATTGGGAACTGGAAGCCGCGATCGCGGCCGGGGTCACGCTCAACCTGGAATCGGAAGGCGAGGCGGCTCGTGCGCTGGCCATCGCCGGGAATCTGGGCAAGCGTCCCCGTCTGGCTATCCGCGTGAACCCGGATTTCGAATTGCGCGGATCGGGCATGAAAATGGGCGGCGGCGCCAAGCCATTCGGTATCGATACGGAGCGAGTGCCGGCGCTTGCGCGAAAGATCGTCGCATCCGGAGCGGAATGGCGCGGCCTGCATATCTTCGCCGGCAGCCAGGCATTGTCTTCGGAAGCGATAATCGAGGCGCAAGGCAACACGCTGGACCTCGCGGCCCGGCTGGCCCGGGAGATCGGCGCGCCCTTGCCTCATCTCAACATGGGCGGGGGCTTCGGTATTCCATATTTTGCCGGAGACGAACCGCTCGATATCGGAGCGGTCGGCAAGGCGTTGTCAAATCGCTTTGAGAATATCCCTCAAGAGATTGCAAAAACACAATTTTGTATCGAACTGGGGCGTTATCTGGTGGGTGAGGCGGGAGTTTATCTGGCCTGCATCGTCGATCGCAAGGAAAGCCATGGCGAGCTTTACCTGGTGACTGACGGGGGGCTTCATCACCAGCTTGCGGCGTCCGGCAATTTCGGCACCGTCGTTCGCCGCAATTATCCCGTGGCGATCGCGACGCAATTCACCCGCTCGCCATCGGTTGAGGCGAGTGTGGTGGGCTGTCTCTGCACGCCGCTTGACCGGTTGGCGGACAAGGCGATGCTGCCGGATGCCCAGGTCGGCGATCTGGTCGCCATTTTCTGCGCCGGCGCCTATGGCGCGACCGCCAGCCCGGCGGCTTTTTTGGGGCAGGGGCCGGCGCTGGAGCTGCTGGTTTAG
- a CDS encoding XrtA/PEP-CTERM system-associated ATPase, which translates to MYDDFYGLSGRPFQLTPDPAFYFESISHRKALSYLSYGLAQGEGFIVITGEVGAGKSTLVAHLTSTVDPERLTVGQVVTSKLDGEEIIHVVAQCFGLDIEGHDKASALGAIEGFLHDEARAGRRCLLVVDELQNMAISALEELRMLSNFQLGSHPLLQTLLLGQPEFRTTLQTHPNLEQLRQRVIATHHLDAMEASEVEPYIKHRLSRVGWRDNPSFDQGVFAELYEATRGIPRRINQLANRLLLLGAVEQRSRIDEMMLRTVLAEIADDNISNAVAPAAQTPGEAAKPEKPEAGSTGQPAALAFDPKLVEAMLSARDARIAELQQAVVELSHGLEDGLSAAHAPAIEALAERLGQIEAKMAEQERAIRHTLTMLIEWIESDASRSMAA; encoded by the coding sequence ATGTACGACGATTTTTACGGGCTTAGCGGCAGGCCCTTTCAGCTCACCCCGGACCCGGCCTTCTATTTCGAGAGCATTTCGCATCGCAAGGCATTGTCTTATTTGAGTTATGGATTGGCGCAGGGCGAAGGCTTCATCGTCATCACCGGCGAGGTCGGGGCGGGGAAATCCACCCTGGTCGCCCATTTGACTTCCACGGTGGACCCGGAACGGCTGACTGTCGGGCAGGTGGTGACCAGCAAGCTGGATGGCGAGGAAATCATCCATGTGGTCGCGCAATGCTTCGGCCTCGATATCGAAGGGCATGACAAGGCATCCGCCCTTGGCGCGATCGAAGGCTTTCTGCATGACGAGGCGCGGGCAGGGCGGCGATGCCTGCTGGTTGTCGATGAATTGCAGAACATGGCGATCAGCGCGCTGGAAGAGCTGCGCATGCTGTCGAACTTCCAGCTAGGCTCGCATCCGCTGCTGCAAACCCTGCTGCTGGGCCAGCCGGAATTTCGCACGACATTGCAGACCCATCCGAATCTGGAGCAGTTGCGCCAGCGCGTCATCGCGACGCATCATCTCGATGCGATGGAGGCGAGCGAGGTCGAACCCTACATCAAGCATCGTCTTTCGCGCGTGGGCTGGCGGGACAATCCCTCATTCGATCAAGGCGTGTTCGCCGAGCTTTACGAGGCGACGCGCGGCATCCCGCGCAGGATCAACCAGCTGGCCAACAGGCTGCTGTTGCTGGGCGCGGTCGAGCAACGCTCGCGCATCGACGAGATGATGCTCCGCACGGTTCTGGCGGAGATCGCCGACGACAATATTTCCAACGCCGTCGCGCCGGCCGCGCAAACGCCGGGCGAGGCCGCCAAGCCGGAAAAGCCGGAGGCCGGATCGACCGGGCAGCCGGCGGCGCTAGCTTTCGATCCGAAGCTGGTCGAAGCGATGCTGTCTGCCCGCGATGCCCGTATCGCCGAACTCCAGCAGGCGGTGGTGGAGCTTTCCCATGGCCTGGAAGACGGGCTTTCCGCCGCGCATGCGCCTGCGATCGAAGCGCTCGCCGAACGGTTGGGGCAGATCGAGGCGAAGATGGCCGAGCAGGAACGCGCCATTCGTCATACCCTGACCATGCTGATCGAGTGGATCGAAAGCGATGCAAGCCGGTCGATGGCGGCCTGA
- a CDS encoding acyl-CoA ligase (AMP-forming), exosortase A system-associated codes for MPVALDLQPRPLDHLAEAGEDGASALVLRDRTLTYQALRRRIGVLAAWLAEIAPEKGARIASWMAKGELSCLLPLAAARAGLVHVPINPLLKRAQVAHILADSGAVLLIANKARLASLELGDIPASCRKMEEGEAWSDAEVLDRFLPPSSADPGEMAAILYTSGSTGRPKGVVLSHANLWLGAVSVAHYLDLAADDVVLGVLPLAFDYGQNQLLSAWKAGACVVPLDYLTPRDVIKACLRHGVTTLAAVPPLWVQLVEQEWPEEASASMRRLTNSGGALTSDLVAALRSTFPNARIFPMYGLTEAFRSTFLDPALVDVHPTSMGKAIPFAEVLVINDRGDLAEADEEGELVHCGPLVAQGYWRDPERTAERFRPAPPMSVYGGMAVWSGDRVRRASDGLLYFVGRRDAMIKSAGNRISPQELEDVARGTGLVVEAVALGVPDERLGQAIHLVVRPVVGVDDPQGRLPGLLMKELPNFMQPKVIHWRDAMPLNPNGKIDRTALMRDLTA; via the coding sequence ATGCCCGTTGCGCTTGATCTCCAGCCCCGACCGCTCGATCATCTCGCCGAGGCGGGAGAGGATGGCGCATCCGCGCTGGTCTTGCGCGACCGGACCCTTACCTATCAGGCCTTAAGGAGGCGTATAGGCGTATTGGCGGCATGGCTCGCGGAGATCGCGCCGGAAAAAGGGGCGCGTATCGCGAGCTGGATGGCAAAGGGCGAATTGAGCTGTCTCCTGCCATTGGCCGCGGCCCGGGCGGGGCTGGTGCATGTGCCTATCAATCCTTTGCTCAAGCGCGCCCAGGTTGCCCATATATTGGCGGATAGCGGCGCCGTTCTGTTGATCGCCAACAAGGCGCGTCTGGCATCGTTGGAGTTGGGCGACATCCCGGCGTCATGCCGCAAGATGGAAGAAGGCGAGGCCTGGTCCGATGCGGAGGTGCTCGATCGCTTCCTGCCGCCATCGTCGGCAGATCCCGGAGAAATGGCCGCAATTCTCTATACCAGCGGTTCGACGGGCCGGCCCAAGGGCGTGGTGCTGAGCCATGCCAACCTCTGGCTGGGGGCGGTGAGCGTGGCGCATTATCTGGATCTGGCCGCGGATGACGTCGTGCTGGGCGTCCTCCCGCTTGCCTTCGATTACGGGCAAAACCAGCTTTTGAGCGCCTGGAAGGCGGGAGCCTGTGTCGTGCCGCTCGATTATCTCACCCCGCGCGACGTCATCAAGGCATGCCTGAGGCATGGCGTTACGACGCTTGCGGCCGTTCCGCCGCTTTGGGTCCAATTGGTGGAGCAGGAGTGGCCGGAAGAAGCGTCCGCTTCGATGCGCCGGCTGACCAACAGCGGGGGCGCATTGACGTCTGATCTTGTCGCCGCCCTGCGATCCACCTTTCCCAATGCGCGCATTTTCCCGATGTATGGACTTACCGAGGCGTTCCGTTCCACTTTTCTCGACCCGGCCCTGGTCGATGTGCATCCCACTTCCATGGGCAAGGCGATCCCCTTCGCGGAAGTTCTCGTCATCAATGACCGGGGCGATCTGGCCGAGGCCGATGAGGAAGGAGAACTCGTGCATTGCGGCCCGCTGGTGGCGCAAGGCTATTGGCGCGATCCGGAACGGACGGCCGAACGATTCCGGCCTGCGCCGCCGATGTCCGTGTATGGCGGCATGGCGGTATGGTCGGGGGACAGGGTCAGGCGCGCATCCGATGGCCTGCTCTATTTCGTGGGCCGCCGTGACGCCATGATCAAGAGTGCGGGCAATCGGATAAGCCCGCAGGAACTCGAGGATGTCGCGCGCGGGACCGGGCTGGTAGTGGAAGCGGTTGCGCTGGGTGTGCCCGATGAACGGCTCGGCCAGGCCATCCATCTGGTGGTGCGGCCGGTGGTTGGCGTGGACGATCCGCAGGGGCGGTTGCCGGGCTTGCTGATGAAGGAACTTCCCAATTTCATGCAGCCCAAGGTAATCCACTGGCGTGATGCCATGCCGCTCAATCCCAACGGCAAGATTGACCGCACGGCATTAATGCGGGATCTGACGGCATGA
- a CDS encoding XrtA system polysaccharide deacetylase codes for MARSINGLSVDVEDWFHVGAFEDVIARGSWDGLTDRIECNVSRILEMFDEAQVKATFFTLGWVARRHGPLMRRIADAGHELASHGWDHARVFTMDRARFSDDIAKARATIEDAAGVAVTGYRAPSFSIDQRTPWAYMVLAEHGYSYSSSVAPVAHDHYGWKEAPRFAFRPLPWSDLLEIPVTTAEFAGRRLAAGGGGFFRVLPYAFSRWAIRQVNRRDGRSAIFYFHPWEIDPDQPRVAGAPLKSRLRHYTNIDVMAAKLRQLITEFEWGRMDVLAHREAIALERDAA; via the coding sequence ATCGCGCGCTCTATCAATGGCTTGTCGGTCGATGTGGAAGACTGGTTTCATGTCGGCGCGTTCGAGGATGTGATCGCGCGAGGCAGCTGGGATGGCTTGACCGACCGGATCGAATGCAATGTCTCGCGCATTCTGGAGATGTTCGACGAGGCGCAGGTCAAGGCGACCTTCTTTACGCTGGGATGGGTTGCGCGCCGCCATGGTCCGCTGATGCGCCGCATCGCGGATGCGGGGCATGAACTGGCGAGCCACGGCTGGGATCATGCCCGTGTCTTCACCATGGATCGGGCACGGTTCTCGGACGACATCGCGAAGGCCCGCGCTACTATCGAAGACGCGGCGGGGGTGGCGGTGACGGGCTATCGCGCGCCCAGCTTCTCCATCGACCAGCGAACGCCCTGGGCCTATATGGTTCTTGCCGAGCATGGCTATTCCTACAGTTCCAGCGTGGCTCCGGTCGCGCACGATCATTACGGCTGGAAGGAAGCGCCGCGTTTCGCATTCCGCCCGCTTCCCTGGTCCGACCTGCTTGAAATTCCCGTCACCACGGCCGAATTTGCCGGAAGGCGTCTCGCGGCAGGCGGCGGTGGTTTCTTCCGGGTCCTGCCCTATGCCTTCTCGCGCTGGGCGATCCGCCAGGTGAATCGCCGCGACGGACGATCCGCCATCTTCTATTTTCATCCCTGGGAGATCGACCCGGACCAGCCGCGGGTCGCTGGCGCGCCGCTCAAGTCACGCCTGCGCCATTACACGAATATCGACGTCATGGCGGCGAAGCTGCGCCAGTTGATTACGGAATTCGAATGGGGCCGCATGGATGTTCTCGCCCATCGGGAAGCGATCGCCCTTGAACGGGATGCGGCATGA
- a CDS encoding preprotein translocase subunit YajC — protein sequence MRFCLKLLLLPVLAALAATPALAREGGGGSTGGGQRIEVRPYIEAAQVLSAELSPGNDTVTYTRLAAGVDTSINGRNTAGELSLRYARTIGWGKDAPDVDEITGIARVSASIIPRTLTIEAGGLATRTHFEGNGGSVLNPFSSDGDSNTLYSVYAGPSLQTHAGDVALTANYRIGYTRLEGPDGILAGPDGDPVDVFDHSTVHMATLHAGTQPGDVLPVGLGLGAGWYREDISNLDQRAEDRHIRADVTVPVSRTVALVGGVGYEDVEISSRDALFDADGNPVFDSKGRLKTDKSAPRVMAYDVEGLIWDVGVIWRPSVRTTLEAHVGRRYGATSYHGSFGWQMTRRSSVNVMVYDNVAGFGGQLNNALSSLPTSFDAVRNALTGDLNSCVGSLEQGSCLGSALGSVRSATFRGRGIAASYAVDLGRIQAGIGAGYDRRKFIAAEGTILASANGVIDENIWLAAYANLRLDRRSTLSGDIRANWLNSGFANGGDVTAWGAGLAYDRLLTDRLSATAAVRLDGITREIEEDSSYLTALLGMRYSF from the coding sequence ATGCGATTTTGCTTGAAATTGCTGCTGTTGCCGGTTCTCGCGGCGCTTGCCGCCACCCCGGCGCTCGCTCGCGAAGGCGGCGGCGGAAGCACTGGAGGCGGGCAGCGTATCGAAGTGAGGCCCTATATCGAAGCGGCCCAGGTCCTGTCGGCGGAATTGTCCCCCGGGAACGATACGGTGACTTATACCCGGCTGGCGGCAGGCGTGGATACCTCGATCAACGGCCGCAACACCGCGGGCGAATTGTCGCTTCGCTATGCACGGACGATCGGCTGGGGCAAGGACGCCCCCGATGTGGACGAGATAACCGGCATTGCCCGCGTTTCGGCGTCGATCATCCCCCGCACCCTCACGATCGAGGCGGGCGGGCTGGCGACCCGGACCCATTTCGAGGGCAATGGCGGTTCGGTTCTCAACCCCTTCTCGAGCGATGGCGACAGCAACACCCTCTATTCGGTCTACGCCGGACCCAGCCTCCAGACCCATGCGGGCGATGTGGCCCTGACGGCCAATTACCGGATCGGCTATACCCGTCTCGAAGGGCCGGACGGCATATTGGCGGGGCCGGATGGCGATCCGGTCGATGTGTTCGACCACAGCACCGTTCATATGGCCACTCTCCATGCCGGGACGCAGCCGGGCGATGTGCTTCCGGTCGGCTTGGGCCTCGGCGCTGGCTGGTATCGCGAGGATATTTCCAACCTCGACCAGAGGGCGGAGGACAGGCATATCCGGGCCGATGTGACCGTGCCGGTCAGCCGCACCGTCGCCCTTGTCGGCGGCGTGGGGTACGAGGATGTCGAGATTTCCAGCCGCGATGCGCTGTTCGATGCGGATGGCAATCCCGTGTTCGATTCCAAGGGCCGCCTGAAAACGGACAAGAGCGCGCCGCGCGTGATGGCCTATGATGTCGAGGGGCTGATCTGGGATGTCGGCGTGATCTGGCGGCCCAGCGTGCGCACTACCCTGGAGGCCCATGTCGGCCGCCGCTATGGGGCGACAAGCTATCACGGCAGTTTCGGCTGGCAGATGACTCGGCGCAGCAGCGTGAATGTCATGGTCTATGACAATGTCGCCGGCTTCGGCGGGCAGCTCAACAATGCGCTGTCGTCCTTGCCGACCAGCTTCGACGCCGTCCGCAATGCGCTGACGGGCGATCTGAACAGCTGTGTGGGCAGCCTGGAGCAAGGTTCCTGCCTGGGCAGCGCACTCGGTTCGGTGCGGTCCGCGACCTTCAGGGGGCGTGGTATCGCGGCCAGCTATGCGGTCGATCTGGGCCGGATACAGGCCGGCATAGGCGCGGGCTACGACCGGCGGAAATTCATCGCCGCGGAAGGCACGATCCTGGCTTCGGCCAACGGTGTGATCGACGAGAATATCTGGCTTGCCGCCTATGCGAACCTGCGATTGGACCGGCGCTCGACTCTTTCGGGAGACATCCGGGCCAATTGGCTGAACAGTGGCTTTGCCAACGGTGGCGATGTTACTGCCTGGGGCGCCGGGCTGGCCTATGATCGCCTGCTGACGGACCGGCTGAGCGCCACTGCGGCGGTCCGTCTCGATGGCATAACAAGGGAGATCGAGGAGGATTCCAGCTACCTCACCGCTCTCCTCGGCATGCGTTATTCGTTCTGA
- a CDS encoding capsular biosynthesis protein, whose protein sequence is MTDQSKIPLPGDGADPASKSLLERATEAFDLAGLKPASVPKDLPPLAKRLRSRKPRVDDRPPIDAEGRDAAEPQAAPQPQQPAPSAASPASDETPAVVAEKRVEPINFAGAPHPVKRAWLREQGLIEPEGPVTALLEEFRIIKRQLLQTARESVAGRAAPNGQRILICSPHPGEGKTFCAVNLALSIASERDSEVLLVDADFAKPSILSALGIAGGPGLMDALADPAIKVEDCVLRTDIPGLWVLPAGNRTNSDSEYLASSRAGEVLDRLTRGAPERIVIFDSPPALAASPAAELAKYVGQALIVVRADRTGQSALEDAISLLSACPDIKLLLNGARFSPSGRRFGSYYGYGG, encoded by the coding sequence ATGACTGATCAAAGCAAGATCCCTCTGCCTGGAGATGGCGCGGACCCCGCCAGCAAATCCTTGCTTGAACGGGCGACAGAGGCTTTCGACCTTGCCGGCTTGAAGCCGGCTTCGGTTCCGAAGGATCTTCCTCCGCTGGCGAAGCGCCTGCGATCCCGCAAGCCCCGGGTCGATGATCGGCCCCCCATTGACGCCGAGGGCCGCGATGCTGCGGAACCACAGGCCGCGCCCCAGCCGCAGCAGCCTGCTCCCTCGGCGGCCTCGCCTGCTTCGGATGAGACGCCTGCAGTCGTTGCCGAGAAGCGGGTCGAACCCATCAATTTTGCTGGTGCGCCGCACCCGGTGAAGCGCGCCTGGTTGCGGGAACAGGGCCTTATCGAGCCGGAAGGGCCGGTCACGGCGCTGCTCGAAGAGTTTCGCATAATCAAGCGGCAACTCCTTCAAACTGCCAGGGAATCCGTGGCAGGGCGGGCTGCCCCCAATGGCCAGCGCATCCTGATCTGTTCGCCCCATCCGGGTGAGGGAAAGACCTTCTGCGCCGTCAACCTGGCGCTTTCCATCGCGTCGGAGCGGGACAGCGAGGTTCTGCTGGTGGATGCGGATTTCGCCAAGCCATCCATTCTTTCCGCTCTGGGAATAGCCGGCGGGCCGGGGCTGATGGACGCGCTGGCCGATCCCGCGATCAAGGTGGAGGATTGCGTCCTGCGCACCGATATTCCCGGATTGTGGGTGCTGCCTGCGGGCAACCGGACCAATTCCGATAGCGAATATCTCGCAAGCTCGCGGGCCGGCGAAGTCCTCGACCGCCTGACCCGGGGCGCGCCCGAACGCATCGTGATCTTCGATTCTCCGCCGGCTCTTGCGGCCTCTCCGGCTGCCGAGCTTGCGAAATATGTGGGGCAGGCCCTGATCGTGGTCAGGGCGGACCGGACCGGGCAAAGCGCGCTGGAGGATGCGATATCCCTCCTTTCGGCCTGCCCCGACATCAAGCTTCTTCTGAACGGCGCGCGTTTCAGCCCCAGCGGGCGGCGCTTCGGTTCCTATTACGGTTACGGGGGGTAA
- a CDS encoding FemAB family XrtA/PEP-CTERM system-associated protein, with translation MNAPFSLSAGMLRQADLNDPAECARIEAFVAAHAEGSLFHRPAWLRAVERGTGQRSIGLLAEQGAGIAGWLPLSEMHSPVFGRALVSSPFAVGGGALAASDGVALRLTAASEELALRWSCATVELRGGPVPWHWTRQADSHCGFIAPLADDDEAQLLAIPRKQRAEVRKGLAVDLTIRVGRGEADRASHYAVYAESVRNLGTPVFPRSLFDAMMDEFGEDVDILTIQHHGAPVASVLSFYDRGAVMPYWGGGTLAARGLRANDRMYFELMLHARRRGCTHFDFGRSKTDSGAYHFKRNWGFAPEPLLYGTWSAPGAPARDVDPTSDRHAARIALWKRLPLPVANRIGPLIARGLG, from the coding sequence ATGAATGCGCCGTTTTCCCTCTCCGCTGGTATGTTGCGCCAGGCCGATCTGAACGATCCGGCGGAGTGCGCGCGGATAGAAGCCTTCGTGGCGGCCCATGCCGAAGGCAGCCTGTTTCACCGCCCGGCCTGGCTGCGGGCGGTGGAGCGGGGAACGGGGCAGCGTTCCATCGGGCTGCTGGCCGAGCAGGGCGCGGGGATCGCCGGTTGGCTTCCCTTGAGCGAGATGCATTCCCCGGTGTTCGGCCGGGCGCTGGTCTCCAGCCCGTTTGCCGTCGGGGGAGGCGCGCTTGCGGCGAGTGATGGCGTGGCCTTGCGCTTGACGGCGGCGTCGGAGGAGCTTGCGCTGCGGTGGAGCTGCGCCACGGTCGAGCTGCGCGGAGGCCCCGTTCCTTGGCACTGGACGCGACAGGCCGATTCCCATTGCGGCTTCATCGCTCCGCTTGCCGATGACGACGAGGCGCAACTGCTTGCCATTCCGCGCAAGCAGCGCGCCGAGGTGCGCAAGGGCTTGGCCGTGGATCTGACGATACGGGTCGGGCGCGGTGAGGCGGATCGCGCCTCGCACTACGCCGTCTATGCGGAAAGCGTGCGCAATCTTGGCACGCCGGTTTTTCCGCGTTCCCTGTTCGATGCGATGATGGATGAGTTTGGCGAGGACGTCGATATTCTCACGATCCAGCATCATGGGGCGCCAGTGGCGAGTGTGCTGTCCTTCTATGACCGGGGGGCGGTGATGCCTTACTGGGGTGGCGGGACGCTTGCCGCCCGCGGCCTGCGCGCCAATGACCGCATGTATTTCGAGCTGATGCTGCATGCGCGCCGACGCGGCTGCACCCACTTCGATTTCGGCCGTTCGAAAACCGATAGCGGCGCTTACCACTTCAAGCGCAATTGGGGGTTCGCGCCGGAACCCCTGCTTTATGGAACATGGTCCGCCCCCGGCGCGCCAGCGCGCGACGTCGATCCCACCAGCGATCGCCACGCGGCGCGCATCGCCCTGTGGAAACGCCTTCCGCTTCCGGTCGCGAACCGGATCGGCCCCCTCATCGCGCGGGGGCTGGGGTGA
- a CDS encoding XrtA/PEP-CTERM system exopolysaccharide export protein, with the protein MQKNRFAHMLAATAVAGLTLSGCAAGTATRELQPAQFVAMQEGPGEEYVIGPLDELTIHVWRNPELGASVQVRPDGRITTPLVTDMPAVGKTPAMLAEDVRLQLSQYINDPLVSVIVNKFAGTFSQQVRIVGATEKPASIPYRANMTILDAMIAVGGLSEYAAGNRAKLVRFDKESGKQQEYKLRLNDLLKKGDSKANVLLMPGDVVIIPESMF; encoded by the coding sequence ATGCAAAAGAACCGTTTCGCTCACATGCTGGCCGCAACCGCAGTGGCCGGGCTGACTCTTTCGGGGTGCGCTGCCGGCACTGCGACGAGGGAGCTTCAGCCCGCGCAGTTCGTCGCGATGCAGGAGGGGCCGGGCGAAGAATATGTGATCGGTCCGCTGGACGAGCTGACGATTCACGTCTGGCGCAATCCCGAACTGGGGGCGAGCGTTCAGGTGCGGCCGGATGGGCGCATCACCACTCCGCTGGTCACGGACATGCCTGCGGTCGGCAAGACTCCGGCGATGCTGGCGGAAGATGTTCGCCTGCAATTGTCCCAATATATCAACGATCCGCTGGTGTCGGTGATCGTCAACAAATTCGCGGGCACGTTCAGCCAGCAGGTTCGGATCGTGGGCGCCACGGAAAAGCCTGCGTCCATCCCCTATCGCGCGAACATGACCATTCTCGATGCGATGATCGCGGTGGGTGGACTGTCGGAATATGCGGCCGGCAACCGGGCGAAGCTGGTTCGCTTCGACAAGGAGAGCGGGAAGCAGCAGGAATACAAGCTGCGCCTGAACGACCTTCTCAAGAAGGGGGACAGCAAGGCGAATGTCCTGCTGATGCCGGGCGATGTGGTCATCATCCCCGAGAGCATGTTCTGA